The Streptomyces noursei ATCC 11455 sequence GGACACCGGGCCGAAGCACTCCGACAGATACGCCGCCTCGGACTCCGGCTTGGCGCCGTCGAGCTTGACGATCAGCGGCGTGCGGACCGTGGCCGCCGGGAACTCCGGGTTCGCCACCTCACGGGAGGCCAGCGCCACCTCGCCGAACCCGGAAGCCTCGTCGATCCGCGCCTTGACCTGCGGATTGACGATCGCGCCGAGCAGTGCGTTGGCCCGCGCGTCGTCGCCCAGCAGACCGCCGACCGCGCCGGCCAGATCACTGACGACCTCGTCGTACGACTTAGGGCCGGCGTCCGTGTCGATGCCCTCGCGCGGGATCAGCAGATTCTGCGGGGTGGTGCACATCTGGCCGCTGTAGAGCGACAGCGAGAAGGCGAGGTTGCTGAGCATGCCCTTGTAGTTGTCCGTGGACTCGATGACCACGGTGTTGACGCCGGCCTTCTCGGTGTAGACCTGCGCCTGGCGGGCGTTCGCCTCCAGCCAGTCGCCGAAGGCGGTCGAGCCCGTGTAGTCGATGATCCGGACCTCGGGCCGGACCGCCAGCGTCTTGGCCAGCCCCTCGCCCGGCTTGTCCACCGCCAGGCACACCAGGTCGGCGGGGAAACCGGCCTCGGCGAGCACCTCCCGGGCCACCTGGACCGTCAGGGCCAGCGGCAGCACGGCGCGCGGATGCGGCTTGACCAGCACCGGATTGCCGGTCGCCAGCGAGGCGAACAGGCCCGGATAGCCGTTCCACGTCGGGAAGGTGTTGCAGCCGATCACCAGGGCCACGCCGCGCGGCACCGCCGTGAAGCTCTTGGTCAGCTCCAGCGGGTCCCGCTTGCCCTGCGGCTTGGTCCATGCCGCCTTCTCCGGGGTGCGGGTCTGCTCCTCGTAGGCGTACGCCACGGCCTCCAGGCCGCGGTCCTGGGCGTGCGGCCCGCCCGCCTGGAACGCCATCATGAACGCCTGGCCGCTGGTGTGCATCACGGCCTGCGCGAACTCGTGGGTGCGGTTGCTGATCCGCGCCAGGATCTCCAGACACACCGCGGCGCGCGCCTCCGGCCCGGCGTCCCGCCACGCGGGGAGCGCGGCCCGCATGGCCGGCAGCAGCACCGAGGCGTCCGGGTGCGGATAGGTGATGCCCAACTCCGGCCCGTAGGGCGAGACTTCCTCGCCCGCCCAGTCGTCCGTGCCGGGCTGGTCGAGCGCGAAACGAGTGCCGCGCAGCGCCTCGAAGGCGGCGAGTCCGTCCGGGGCGGCGCTCTCGCCGTACGCCTTGGGGTGCTCGGGATGCGGGGACCAGTACGCGCGGGTGCGGATGGCTTCCAGCGCCTTGTCGAGGGTCGGGCGGTGCTTCTCGATCAACTGGGCTGCGGTCATTTCGGCGGCCATCGATGACCAACTCCTCGTCGACTGCGCGGAAAGTGGATAGGGGCTGGGAGTGACACAGCAACGGAGTTAGAGTAACCGAACGATCGGTCGGGGCAAGAGGGTCCGGCCATCCTGTGGAAAACTCGGTCGGGGAGGATCAGCTGCCATGACGGCAATCGGCACCGACACCACCGTGGCAGTGGTGGGCACCGGCACCATGGGGCAGGGAATCGCGCAGGTGGCACTGGTCGCCGGCCACCCCGTACGGCTCTACGACAGCGCCCCGGGCCGCGCCGCGCAGGCCGCCGAGGCCATCGTGCGGCGGCTGGACCGACTGGTGGAGAAAGGCCGGATCCCGACGGCCGAACGGGACGCCGCCCGCGCCCGCCTCTCCCCCGCCGAAGGGCTCGCCGAACTCTCCGACGCGGCGCTGGTCGTCGAGGCGATC is a genomic window containing:
- the paaN gene encoding phenylacetic acid degradation protein PaaN; this encodes MAAEMTAAQLIEKHRPTLDKALEAIRTRAYWSPHPEHPKAYGESAAPDGLAAFEALRGTRFALDQPGTDDWAGEEVSPYGPELGITYPHPDASVLLPAMRAALPAWRDAGPEARAAVCLEILARISNRTHEFAQAVMHTSGQAFMMAFQAGGPHAQDRGLEAVAYAYEEQTRTPEKAAWTKPQGKRDPLELTKSFTAVPRGVALVIGCNTFPTWNGYPGLFASLATGNPVLVKPHPRAVLPLALTVQVAREVLAEAGFPADLVCLAVDKPGEGLAKTLAVRPEVRIIDYTGSTAFGDWLEANARQAQVYTEKAGVNTVVIESTDNYKGMLSNLAFSLSLYSGQMCTTPQNLLIPREGIDTDAGPKSYDEVVSDLAGAVGGLLGDDARANALLGAIVNPQVKARIDEASGFGEVALASREVANPEFPAATVRTPLIVKLDGAKPESEAAYLSECFGPVSFAVAVDSAVDAVALLRRTVREKGAMTVGAYTTSADVERMVEDVCLEECAQLSVNLTGGVYVNQTAAFSDFHGSGGNPAANAALCDGAFVANRFRTVEVRREV